One Streptomyces sp. P9-A2 DNA window includes the following coding sequences:
- a CDS encoding inorganic phosphate transporter produces MESFSLILAIVVVTALAFDFTNGFHDTANAMATTISTGALKPKVAVAMSAVLNLVGAFLSVEVANTISKGLVDEAGIRPEVIFAALVGAILWNLLTWLVGLPSSSSHALMGGLIGATVASAGFGAVHGDVLVTKVLIPAIAAPLVAGLAAMFATRLTYRMNRKSADSKSSEKGYRAGQIASAGLVSLAHGTNDAQKTMGIITLALVAGGTLAPDSDPPLWVIVSAGIAIALGTYLGGWRIIRTMGKGLTDLQPQQGFVAQTSAATVILASSHLGFSLSTTHSVSGSVMGAGLGRKGGVVRWSTATRMFVAWGLTLPAAAIVAAIAEWVCGFGSWGTALVAVFLIASSAAIWKISRREVVDHTNVNDTDDTAVETAIDTEGTDKERSGVVTVAMAAVATPPAGPVAEDLSATIPAPVDPVVPPARTAV; encoded by the coding sequence ATGGAAAGCTTCTCGCTGATCCTCGCGATTGTGGTGGTAACCGCACTTGCGTTTGATTTCACGAACGGTTTCCACGACACCGCGAACGCGATGGCGACGACCATTTCGACCGGTGCCCTCAAGCCCAAGGTTGCGGTGGCGATGTCCGCCGTCCTCAACCTGGTGGGCGCCTTCCTCTCCGTGGAGGTCGCCAACACGATCTCCAAGGGCCTCGTCGACGAGGCCGGCATCCGTCCCGAGGTCATCTTCGCCGCACTGGTCGGCGCGATCCTCTGGAACCTCCTGACCTGGCTGGTCGGTCTGCCGTCCAGCTCCTCGCACGCCCTGATGGGCGGCCTGATCGGCGCCACCGTCGCCTCGGCGGGCTTCGGCGCGGTGCACGGCGACGTCCTGGTCACCAAGGTGCTGATCCCCGCGATCGCCGCGCCGCTGGTCGCCGGCCTGGCCGCGATGTTCGCGACCCGGCTGACCTACCGCATGAACCGCAAGTCGGCCGACAGCAAGTCCTCCGAGAAGGGGTACCGCGCCGGACAGATCGCCTCCGCCGGCCTGGTCTCCCTGGCCCACGGCACCAACGACGCCCAGAAGACGATGGGCATCATCACCCTGGCCCTGGTCGCCGGCGGCACCCTCGCCCCGGACTCCGACCCGCCGCTGTGGGTCATCGTCTCCGCGGGCATCGCCATCGCCCTCGGCACCTACCTCGGCGGCTGGCGCATCATCCGCACCATGGGCAAGGGCCTGACCGACCTCCAGCCGCAGCAGGGCTTCGTCGCCCAGACCAGCGCCGCGACGGTCATCCTGGCCTCCTCCCACCTCGGTTTCTCCCTGTCCACCACGCACTCCGTCTCCGGTTCCGTGATGGGTGCGGGCCTGGGCCGCAAGGGCGGCGTGGTCCGCTGGTCGACGGCCACCCGGATGTTCGTCGCCTGGGGGCTGACGCTGCCGGCGGCGGCCATCGTCGCGGCGATCGCCGAGTGGGTCTGCGGCTTCGGCAGCTGGGGCACCGCCCTCGTCGCGGTCTTCCTGATCGCCTCCAGTGCGGCGATCTGGAAGATCTCCCGGCGCGAGGTCGTCGACCACACCAACGTCAACGACACCGATGACACCGCCGTCGAGACCGCCATCGACACCGAAGGCACCGACAAGGAGCGGAGCGGCGTCGTGACCGTGGCCATGGCCGCCGTGGCCACCCCTCCGGCGGGCCCCGTGGCCGAGGACCTCTCGGCCACCATCCCGGCTCCCGTCGATCCGGTGGTCCCTCCGGCCAGGACCGCGGTCTGA
- a CDS encoding class II aldolase/adducin family protein, translating into MTERQRDRRSAEGGARAGDRPQRVRERQKRQDRAVSDEETRAWAALVGAARRTVSDGLVVGTSGNVSVRVGETVLVTPSGVPYDRLTPDDVTGVDLTGRQVLGTLAPTSELPMHLAVYRTTGARAVVHTHAVHATAVSTLVDELPLIHYMAAALGGPVRVAPYATYGTQKLAENMLRALEDRTGCLLQNHGTVTHGTTLDQAYDRTAQLEWMCRLWLTASSVPGRSPNLLSAGHLAEVTDRLRSYGQRG; encoded by the coding sequence ATGACGGAGCGACAGAGGGACCGGCGGAGCGCGGAGGGCGGAGCGCGCGCCGGGGACCGCCCGCAGCGAGTGAGGGAACGGCAGAAGCGGCAGGACAGGGCCGTGAGCGACGAGGAGACGCGTGCCTGGGCCGCCCTCGTCGGGGCGGCCCGCCGGACCGTCTCGGACGGGCTCGTCGTCGGGACCTCCGGCAACGTCTCGGTGCGGGTCGGGGAGACCGTGCTGGTCACACCGTCGGGAGTGCCCTACGACCGGCTGACGCCGGACGACGTCACCGGCGTCGACCTCACCGGCCGACAGGTCCTCGGCACCCTGGCCCCGACCAGCGAGCTGCCCATGCATCTCGCGGTGTACCGCACGACCGGCGCCCGCGCGGTGGTGCACACGCACGCCGTACACGCGACGGCCGTCTCCACGCTCGTCGACGAACTCCCGCTGATCCACTACATGGCCGCCGCGCTCGGCGGACCCGTCAGGGTGGCTCCCTACGCGACGTACGGCACTCAAAAGTTGGCCGAGAACATGCTGCGCGCCCTCGAGGACCGCACCGGCTGCCTCCTCCAGAACCACGGCACCGTCACCCACGGCACGACCCTCGACCAGGCCTACGACCGCACCGCCCAACTGGAGTGGATGTGCAGGCTCTGGCTGACCGCCTCGTCCGTCCCCGGCCGCTCCCCGAACCTCCTGTCGGCCGGCCACCTGGCGGAGGTCACCGACCGCCTGCGGAGCTACGGACAGCGCGGCTGA